The genomic region TGGCCGAATCGGGCATTGACTGCCCCGAAATCGATCGCACCCTTCTCGACCGGTACATCCGGTACCTCGGTGAATCCGGTTTCCTGCCCGCACCGAACGGGCGCCAGGACTGAACTGTCCTGGTGGGCGACGACGACTTCGAGGGGGAGTGATGGAGCACCGTCATGTCGGTAAAAGCGGACTGATGGTCAGTGAGATCTCGTACGGCAACTGGCTCACCCATGGCCAGCAGATCGACGAGGAGGCCGCGTTCGCTTGTGTGGGCGCGGCAATCGACGCGGGTATTACCACCTTTGACACCGCCGACATGTACGCGGACACCCGCGCAGAGGAGGTGTTGGGGCGGGCACTGGCCAGTCAGCGGCGGGCGGGGGTGGAAATCAGCACCAAGGTTTACTGGCCGACCGGACCCGGACGCAACGATCGTGGCCTGTCCCGCAAGCACATTCTGGACTCGATCGACGGATCGCTGCGCCGTCTGCGGACCGATTACGTGGACATTTACTGGGCCCACCAATACGACGTCGAGACGCCGCTCGAGGAAACGATGGAGGCGTTCTACGACATTGTCCGGGCGGGTAAGGTCCGCTATATCGGGGTGTCCGAGTGGCGTGCCGAGGATATTCGCGCCGCGCACCGGCTCGCCCGGGAACTGCGCATTCCGCTGATCGCCAACCAGCCGCAGTACTCCATGTTGTGGCGGGTGATCGAATCCGAGGTGATTCCCGTCTGTGCGGAGCTCGGCATCGGACAGATCGTCTGGTCGCCGATCGCCCAGGGCGTGCTGACCGGCAAGTATCTGCCGGGCCGGCAGCCGCCCTCCGGGTCGCGCGGCGCGGATGAGGAGGGGCGCCAGTGGCTGGTTCCGTTCATGCGCGACGAGGTGCTCAGCCGGGTGCAGCGGCTCCGGCCGTTGGCGGAGTCGGCCGGGCTGACACTGGCGCAGCTCGCGGTGGCGTGGACGTTGCAGAACCCCAATGTGGCCTCCGCGATCGTCGGCGCGTCCAACCCGAAGCAACTGATCGAGAACGCCGCGGTGGCAGGCGTCGTCCTGGATCAGGAGTTGTGCGTGGGGATCGACGAGATTCTGGGCCCGGTCGTCGAACGGGATCCGGCCCGGACAGCCAGAGAGGACCCACGCCCGTGACGACCGTGGGAAATCGAGCGTCCGGGACTCATCGGGCCGCGCGGGAAAGAAGCTCAGCCTTCGCCGCCAACGGATGTTCTGTCGGCCCGGGCGGCGAGCGCTGGTCTCGCCCATCGGAGAACACCGTGGACAGCACGGTAAAAACCGAGATATTCGCATGTCTGACTGCCGGAGGTGACGTCTGATGACAACGACCACACCAGCCGATTGGCCGCACGCACCGCTGCCTCTCGACGAACTGAAGCGTGTGACAGGTCCGTTCGGAAAATCCAGCATGCTGCCGGCGGCGGCCTACACCGCGCCAGAGGTGTTCGCCTGGGAACAGCGTCATCTCTTCGCCGGCACGTGGAGCTGCCTCGGCCGGCTGGAAGAGATCTTCCCCGAGGGGGCGACGCAGTACGCCCGGCAGGTGGGGACCGTGCCGGTTCTGCTGACCAGGGACGGCGACCGGATTGCCGCGTTCGCCAACACCTGCCGGCACCGCGGACACGAACTGCTGGCCGACGGCTGCTCATCGTCCAAGCGGGTGGTGCATTGCCCGTACCACTCCTGGACGTTCAAGATGGACGGGTCGCTGCGCACGGCGCCTCGGTTCCCGGAATTACCGGCCGATCATGGCCTGATCGAGCTCCCGGCCGAGGTCTGGCACGGCTGGGTCTTCGTCAACGCCAGTGACGACGCCGCGACTTTCTCCGACTACCTGGGAGCGCTCGCCGGCCATGTCGCGCCGTACGCGCCCGAGCGGCTGAAGCTGGCCGCCACCCGCAACTACGAGGTGGCGGCGAACTGGAAGGTCATCGTCGAGAACTACCAGGAGTGCTACCACTGCCCGCACATCCACCCCGAGTTGACCGCTGTGGCCCCGCCCAACAGCGCCAGCTACATCGCCGACGAGCCGGGAGCCTGGGTCGGCGGCACGATGGACCTGGCAGAGGGCGCCCAGACCATGTCGATGGACGGGCGGGCCGGGGGCGCGATCCTGCCCGGCGTCGACCTGCACCGGGTGTTCTACGCCGCGCTGGTCCCCAACCTGTTCATCTCACTGCACCCCGACTACGTGCTGATCCATCATCTGGTGGCGGAATCCGCGGGCCACAGCCGCGTCGAGTGCTCCTGGTACGCCCAGGACGGGGTCCTCGACTCAAGCCCCGTCGACTTCTGGCATCGCATCAACCTCCAGGACTGGGACGCCTGCGAATCCGTCCAGCGCGGACTCACCTCACCGCACTACCGTCCCGGACCGTTCGCGCCGATCGAGGACTCCGTGCACCGATGGGTGGCCCTCATCGGACGCGCGTACACCGGCATGCCGCCGTGGGACCGGCCGTCCGGTGATTCGTGACGTCCTCACAGCCACCCGGGCCGAGCTCCGGCCGAGCAGGAGAGCAGGTTCGTCCTGCCCTCCTGCTCGCACCACCTGGAGTACGGGCCCACTGACCAATATCGCCCCCGTGGCCGATGGAGATCGTCTGTATCGTGCTGCTGCGGGCCGACCCAAGAAGGTGGTTGGCTCGCCGAAGCGACGGCTGTGAAGCGACGGACGATCTCTCTGACCGAACGACAGATGGGGGCGACTATGGTCTGGTTGCTGCTGATCAGCGCCATCACCGCTGAGGTCATCGCCACCTCGTTCCTGAAGCTGACCGAAGGAATGACCAAACTGGTGCCGAGCGTGGTCATGGCGATCAGTTACATCGCCGCGTTCACGCTGCTCGCTCAGGCGCTCAAGAAGATGGAGCTGGGCATTGCCTACGCGATCTGGTCCGGCCTCGGCACCGCCGCGATCGCGCTCATCGGGATCATGTTCATGGAGGAATCGGTCACCACGCCCAAACTCCTCGGGCTTGCCTTGATCATCGGCGGCGTCGTCATGCTCAATCTGAGTACCGAGCATTGAGCGCTGGATGAGCGGTTGAGCCGACCTGGGGCGCGGGTACCGGGTTTTCTCCCGGCCCGTCTCCCCAGGCCGCTCACCGAGTGAAGCAGTCCGCCGACGAGGCAGGCCCCGCATGACGCGGCGGTCGGTCGGCGCATGTCACGACGGTCGGTCGGGAGGTCAGTCGGCCGTCGGCGCCGCCGCGGACGGACCGGGCGGGACGGATGAGTCGGCCGCGGCCTTGAGCTGGTGCTCGGCGAGCACTCCGGTGCGGTGCCGTTGCACGAACCAGTAGTAGGCGAAGCCGCCGCCCATCACGATGCCGACGAACAGGACGGCACCCCAGCGCAGATACCAGTGGTACGGGGCGGCCGCGTTGTAGACCGCGGCGCGCGGCCAGATCAGGTTGATCATCATGGCCGCGCCCCACACCACGGCGACGATGTTGACGGGCAGCCCCCAGCGGCCGAGCGAGAACTTGCCGTCGCCCGCGGGCTGCCAGGTGCCGCGCAGCCTGGCCACCAGCATGGGCCCGGTGACCAGCAGATACGCCAGGTAGATCAGGATGATGCCGATACTGGTGACCACCGTAAAGATCTGCGGCTGGCGGATGTTGACCACCAGGATCGCCAGCGCCAGGACGCCGATGATCACCGCGGGCAGGATCGGGGTCTGGAATCGCGGATGGACCTTGGCCAGCTTCGAGGAGGCGGGCAGGTTGTTGTCGCGGGACATCGCGAAGGCCAGCCGGATCGCCGCCGTGTGCACAGCCAGGGCGCACACGGTGACCGCGATGAGCACGCACCACAGCATGGCCTTGCCCGCGTCCTCACCGAGCACGTTGAGGACGATGTACTGCAGGCCGTCCGTGGACAGTTGCTCGCCCTTCAGGCTGGACACGCTCATCAGCGCGAGCAGCAGGATGAGCCCGCCGAGGACGAACGAGGCGACGACGGCACGGATGATGGCGCGCGGCGCGTTGCGCGAGGGGTCGAGGGACTCCTCGCCGAGCGAGGCGGCCGTGTCGAAGCCGTACATGACGTACGCGGATGCCAGCGACGCGATCAGGAACGCGCCGAAGTAGCCGCCGGGCTGGCCCGCTCCCGTGCCGTTCGTCTCCAGCACGACCTGCGGTCCGCGGGTGATGTGCACGGCGAACAGCACGATCAGTACGACGGTCGCGATCAGCTCGATGAAGACGCCCGCCGTGTTGATCCTCGCCATCAGCTTCACACCGAGGGCGTTCACCAGGGTGGTGAAGATGATGAGTACGGAGGCCAGCAGTACGGCGTTGGTGGCGACGTCGTACTTGCCCGTGCCGTCGCCCACGAACTGGAACACGGAAGAGATCTGGGGAAGCGTCAACTGATACGCAAGGGCCACGGCCGCGATCGACACGATCGAGGCGATCAGCATCGTCCAGCCCGCCAGCCAGCCTATGTGCGGGTTGCCCACCTTCTTGGCCCAGTTGTAGACGGAGCCGGCCACCGGATAGCGGGCGGCGAGTTCGGCGAAGCACAGCGCGACCATGAACTGGCCGACGAAGACCATGGGCCAGGACCACCAGTAGGCGGGCCCGCCGCTGCCGTAACCGAAGTAGAAGAGCTGGAAGGTGCCGGTGAGGATGGAGATGTAGCTGATACCGGCGGCAAAGGTGTGGAAGTTGCCGAGTGTGCGTTTCAGCTCGGGCTTGTAGCCGAACTCGGCGAGTTCCGAGTCGTCCTGGCCGTGCTGCCGCGGTGGTTCGGCGGTGGTGGTCATGAGCGGCCTCCTGGGAAGGGGGAGTTCTCCCGGGCGGGAGGGGAGTGCGGCTCGTGCGGGGTCGTTGGTGCGCGGATGCTGGTCATGGCGCTGATCGGCGGGTTCTGGATCGTACGCCGGTCGGCGGGTCCTGGATCTTATGGTGCTGAGCGCCGGATCCTACGGTGAAGTGCGGTGGATCTTGAAGGGGTTCACAAGAACTTGTTCAGGAAAACCATCCCTGTGGACTGGGATTCGTGGTGCGCCAGATGTGCTTGGTCTCGCGGTACTCGGCGAGACCGGCAGGCCCGAGTTCCCGCCCGAACCCGGACTGCTTGTAGCCGCCCCACTCGGCCTGCGGGACGTACGGGTGGTAGTCGTTGATCCAGATGGTGCCGATCCGCAGCGCGGACGCGACCCGCTGGGCCTTCGCCTCGTCGGAGGTGAAGATCCCGCCCGCGAGACCGTAGATCGTGTCGTTGGCCAGCCGCACCGCCTCCGCCTCGTCCGCGAACCGCTCCACCGTCAGCACGGGACCGAAGGACTCCTCCTGTACGACGGACATCCCGGCGGAGCACTCGTCGAGCACGGTCGGCGGGTAGTAGAAGCCGTCCGGGTGCGGAGGGTCGGCGGGCCGCTCGCCGCCGCAGCGCAGGACCGCGCCCTCCGCGAGGCCCCCGGTGACGTACGCCTCGATCTTCGCCCGGTGCCCCGCCGAGATCAGCGGCCCGGTCTGTGCCCGCTCGTCGAACGGGCCGCCCAGTCTGATCAGTTGGGCCCTGCGGACGACCTCGTCCACGAACCGGTCGTGCAGCGAGTCCTCGACGAGCAGCCGGGCCCCTGCCGAACAGACCTGCCCCGAATGCAGGAAGACGGCCGTCAGAGTCATGTCGACGGCCGTTTCGAAGTCGGCGTCCGCGAAGACGATGTTCGGGTTCTTGCCGCCCAGTTCGAGGGCGACCTTCTTCACCGTCCCGGCCGCCGCGGCCATGAGTCCGCGGCCGGTCCGCAGACCACCGGTGAAGGAGACGAGGTCCACGTCCGGATGCTCGCCGAGGGGAGCGCCCGCCTCGGGACCCGCGCCGAGGACCAGATTGCCCACGCCCGCGGGCAGCCCGGCCTCCTCCAGGAGGCGCATCAGATGGATCGCGGTGTGCGGGGTCAGCTCGCTCGGCTTGAGGACGAAGGTGTTGCCCGCGGCGAGCGCCGGGGCGACCTTCCACGCCGTCTGGAGCAGCGGATAGTTCCAGGGCGTGATCAGCGCGCAGACACCGACCGGTTCGTATACGACCCGGCTGTCGACGCCCTCCGTGCCGGTCTCCACGACCCGGCCGGACTCGCTCGCGACGAGTCGGCCGAAGTAGCGGAAGCAGTTCTCGATGTCGTCGATGTCGTACTCGCTCTCCACCAGGCGTTTGCCGGTGTCGAGGGACTCCGAGCGGGCGAGTACGTCCTTGTCGCGCACGAGCAGGTCGGCGACCCGGAGCAGCAGGTCACCGCGCTCGTTCGGGGGCGTCCGGGGCCAGGGGCCGTCGTCGAAAGCGCGGCGTGCGGCCGCGATCGCGTCGGCCGTGTCCTGGGGACCCGCCTCGTCCACCACGGCGACGAGCGAACCGTCGGCCGGACAACGGATCTCGCGGGTGCCCTTCTCCCGCGCGCTCGTCCATGTGCCGCCGATATAGAGATCAGCCATCCATGCCTCCCAGCATCCCTATGAGCCACTCGTGGAAAATCCCGATGTGGTGCTCGGTGGGCACCAGCACCCCGCCCCTTCGGTAGGCACGGGACGCCATCGCGGGCTGCGTACGCTCGCAGGCCTCGAAGTCCTGGGCGTTGACCCGGTGGAACAGTTCCACGGACTTCGACACATCGGCGCCCGACTCGACGACCTCGGGTGCGTAGAGCCAGTCGCACTCCACGATCGTCCGGTCCTCGGCGAGGGGGAACATGCGGTGCAGGATGACATGGTCGGGGACGAGATTGATGAACACAGTGGGTTTGACCGTTATTGCATAGTAACGACGGTCTTGATCCTCCGAGACCTCGGGAAGTTTCCCGAAACCCTCGCTGCCGTCGACCGTGAAGCCCTTGACCTCCTCGCCGAACTCGGCGCCGTGGCCCACGTAGTACTGGGCCGCGTAACCCTCCGCGAACTCCGGGAGGACGTCGGTGAGCTCGGGGTGGATCGTCGCGCAGTGGTAGCACTCCATGAAGTTCTCGACGATCAGTTTCCAGTTCGCCTTCACGTCATAGGTGATGCGCTTGCCGAGCGCGAGGTTCTTGGTGCCGTAGTGCTCGATGGCCGCCGCGTTCCCCAGCCGCTCCACGGCCGCGCCCATCACCGTCTCCTCGAAGGACGCCGGCTCGTCGGCCAGGCACACCCAGGCGTAGCCGAGCCACTCCCGCAGGGCGACCTTGACCAGGCCGTACTCGATGCGGTCGACGTCCGGCATCTTCACCAGGTTGGGCGCCGCGATCAGCTTGCCGTCGAGGTCGTACGTCCAGGCGTGGTACGGGCACTGGAGACTGCGCCGGACCTCACCGGCCTCCTCCAGACAGAGACGGGCCCCGCGGTGGCGGCAGACGTTGAGAAAGGCGCGCAGCTCACCGGTGCGGGACCGGGTGATCAGGACGCTCTCGCGGCCCACCTGGACCGTACGGAAGGCGCCCGGCCTGGCCAGGTCCGCGCCGCGGATCGCGCAGAACCACATCGACTCGAAGAGACGTTCCTGCTCCTGCCGGAAGATCTCCGGATCGGTGTAGTAGCGCCCCGGCAGGGTGGCGATCAGGCTCGGCGGCAACTGAGCGGGGCCAGGGGAGCCGGAGACGGGGGCGGGGGAGACGGGGGTCGTCGTCACGTGCGTGCTCCTCAGGCGGGCGCGGCGGCGAGGCGGAGGGGGTCGAACAGGCCGATCGGGTGAGCGGTCGTGCCCGTCAGGGCCAGGTCGGCGATGATCTCGCCGACGACCGGCACGAACTTGAAGCCGTGCCCGGAGAAACCGCAGGCCACGGTCACGGACTCCGGGTGCGCGGGATGCCGGGCGATGACGAAGTGCTCGTCCGGGGTGTTGGAGTACATGCAGGTGGCGGCCTTGAGAAACGTGCCGGGGAGGTCCGGGATACAGCGGGACATGTGGTCCGCCATGTCCTGGATCTCGTCCTCGTGGACCGTCCGGTCGATGGTCTCCGGGGTGCAGATCCGGCCCCTGCGGAAGAAGGCGACCTTGGCGCCCAGCTCCGGGCCGTCGATGGACGGGAAGCCGTAGACCTGGACGTCGTTCGCGTCCTCCCAGATGTAGACGGGATGGTTCTCCGGCAGGAACGGCCGGACCCCGCCCTTCGGCTGGAACCAGTACATGACCTGCCGCTCGATGGTGAACGGCACCCCGAGATCCGTGAGCAGCCGAGGCGCCCACGCGCCCGGGCAGATCACCAACTGGCCCGCGGTGTACGTGTTCTCGGCCGTGTGGACGCGTACCCCGTCCCGGTACGGCTCCCAGCGGGTCATCGGTTCCTCGAAGTGCAGGTCGGCGCCCTGCCGGGTGGCGAGCTGGAGATGGGCCGCGACCATGTTCTCGGGGCGGACCAGACCGGCCTTCCGCTCGTAGAGCGCGACCTCGTCGTCCTTCGGGCTGAGCGTCGGGAAGCGGCGGCGGATCTCGGCGGCGTCCAGCATCTCGTGGGGCAGGTCCCACTGCGTGGCCGAGCGCAGCGAGCCGGAGACGGTCAGCGAGTCGGGAGGCCCGACCATCACACCACCGCACAGCGTCGCGATGTCCCGGCCGGTGGCCCGCTCCACGTCCTCGTACAACTCGTACGCCCGCAGCAGCAGGGGTACGTACGCCGGGTCCTCGAAGTAGGACTGCCGGGTGACCCTCGAACCACCGTGACTGGAACCGCGGTTGTGCACGGGCCCGAACTTCTCCAGCCCGAGCACACGCACCCCGCGCGAGGACAGATGGTGAGCGGCGGCACTGCCCATACCGCCGAGACCGATGACGATCACGTCGTAGGTAGGGGACACGGGGGACCTCCAGAGCTTGTGATCAACGCCGGATGCGGGTCATCTTCGGATCGAAAAGCGGCTCATCGGCAACGGTCGCGGGCACCTTCTCGCCGAAGTACTCGATATGAACGCCCGCCCCGGAGGGCAGCACCGGCAGCCAGGCGTACGCCACGCACCGCCCCAGCGTGTACCCGTACGAGGCGCTCGTGACGTAACCCGCGGGGGAGCCGTCCACGTACACAGGCTCCTTGCCGAGGACCACGGACGCCGGGTCGTCGAGGAGCAGCGGCGTGAGCCTGCGCCGCGGCTCGCCCCGGGCCGCCAGCGCGGCCATCCCCGTGAAGTCCCCCTTGTCCAGGCGGACGGCGAAGCCGACCCCCGCCTCGTACGGGTCGTGTTCGTCGGTCATGTCGACGCCCCAGGCGCGGTAGCCCTTCTCCAGCCGCAGGCTGTTGAAGGCGGAGCGTCCGGCCGCGATCACGCCGTGCTCCCGGCCCGCCTCCCAGAGCGTGTCCCAGAGGCGGAGCCCCAGGTCGGCGCTGGTGTAGAGCTCCCAGCCCAGCTCGCCGACGTAGCTCAGGCGCATGGCGGTCACCGGGACATGGCCGAGGTACGTCTCCTTCGCGCGGAAGTAGCCGAAGCCCTCGTGCGAGAAGTCGTCGCGGGTCAGCGGCTGCACGAGAGCGCGGGCGAGCGGGCCCCAGACGCCGATGCAGCAGGTGCCGGAGGTGATGTCCCTGATCTGTACGTCACGCGGCGCGTGCCGTGCGAGCCAGTCCAGGTCGGCGGGGGAGTTGGCGCCCACCTGGAAACGGTCGGGGCCGAGCCGCGCGACGGTGAGGTCGGAACGGATGCCGCCCGCCTCGTCCAGGAGCAGCGTGTACGTGACCGCGCCGGGCTTCTTGCGGAGGTTGTTGGTGGTCATGCCGTGCAGGAAGTCGAGGGCGCCCGGGCCGGTGACTTCGAGACGGCGCAGGGGAGTCATGTCGTAGAGGGCGACCTTTTCGCGGGTCGCCCTCGCCTCGGCCGCCGCGATGGGCGACCAGTGGCGGGCCGACCAGGCGTCGCGCTCGGGGAGCGGGCCGAGGGCCTCGACGAGCGGGGCGACGAGAGGGGCGTTCGCCTCGTACCAGTGCGGGCGCTCCCAGCCGCCGCCCTCAAGGAAGGAGGCGCCGAGCTCCTGCTGGCGGGCGTAGAAGGGGCTGACCCGCAGCGGACGCGGCCGCTCCATCGGCTGGAGCGGGTGCAGCACGTCGTACACCTCGACGAACTGCTGCGAGCCGCGGTCCTTGATGTACGCGGGGGAGCGCTGGGCGTCCTCGAAGCGGGTGAGGTCGCACTCGTGGGTGTCGGTCTCCGGGCGGCCGTGGACCATCCACTCGGCCACCGCCTTGGCGACTCCGGCCGAGTGGGTCACCCACACGGCCTCCGCCAGCCAGAAGCCGCGCAGCGCACGGGACTCGCCGAGTACCGGCATGCCGTCGGGCGTGAAGGAGAAGACGCCGTTGAAGCCTTCCTCGATCTCCGCCTCGCGCAGGGCGGGCATCAGTTGGCGGCAGTCGTCCCAGCTGGGCGCCCAGTCCTCCTCGGTGAAGGGGAACGAGGACGGCATCTCCATGTCGTTCGCGCGCGCCTCGTCGTAGGCGAGGATCGCGAACGGGTCGACGGGGAGCGGCTCGTGCGCGTAACTGCCGATGCCGATGCGGTCGGTGTGCTCACGGAAGTAGAGGTCGCGGTCCTGGAAGCGGAGGATGGGCTTCGAGGCCTCTTCGGTGGCCCCGGCCAGTTCGGGGAGGGGCCTGGTCCGCGCGTACTGGTGGGCGAGCGGTTGCAGGGGTACGTCGACGCCCGCCATGCGGCCGATGACCGGGCCCCAGAAACCGGCCGCCGAGACCACGTGGTCGGCGGGGAAGATGCCCCGGTCGGTGACGACCGCGGTGACCCTGCCGCCCTCCTGCTCGATCCCGGTGACCGTGTGCCGGTCCAGGAAACGGGCGCCTCGGCTTTCGGCCCGCTCCAGCTGCGCTCGGGACGCGAGCAGCGCACGGGCCAGTCCGTCGTCGGGGGTGTGGAAGCCGCCGAGGACCATCGACTCGTCGATGAGGGGCCAGAGTTCCTTGCACCGGGCCGCGCTCACGATCTCGCCTCGGACACCCCAGGAAGCGGCGTATCCGGCCCTGCGGTGCAGCTCGGCGAGTCGTTCGGGAGTCGTCGCGAGCTCCAGGCCGCCGACCGGGTTGAAGCAGGGGACCCCGTCCACCTCCAGGGAGTTGAACTTCTCGACCGTGTACCGGGCGAACTCGGTGAGGGTCTTCGACGGGTTCGTCTGGAAGACCAGGCCGGGCGCGTGCGAGGTGGAGCCGCCGGGAGCGGGCAGCGGTCCCTGTTCGAGGACGGTGACGTCGGTCCAGCCGCGGGCGGTGAGCTCGTCGGCGAGGGAACAGCCGACGATGCCGGCGCCCACGATGACCACGCGGCGATTCGTTTCGGGCGTGCTGGACATGCCCCTCCTTGTCGTGGTGGGGGTTGTCGGGCGGAGGTGAACGCGCTTATGGAGCGGGGACGTCGGGGCGTTCGGCGGCGATCGTGGTGTCCTCGCCGTCCGGCCAGACGTTGTCGACGTCGATGGTCTCGCCGTCGAGGCTGAAGGTGCCGGAGATGACCACGCGCTCGATCCGTACGGTCCCGCCGGTGCTCACAGGACCACCACGGAGCGCAGCACCTCGCCGCGGTGCATCTTCGCGAACGCCTCCTCGACCTGGTCGAGCGCGATGGTCTCGCTGACGAAGGCGTTGAGGTCCAGCAGGCCGTACAGGTACTGGTCGATGAGGAACGGGAAATCGCGGCTGGGCAGGCAGTCGCCGTACCAGGAGGACTTGATCGCGCCGCCCCGGGAGAACACGTCGATCAGCGGGAGTTCGACCAACATGTCCGGGGACGGGACGCCGACCTGGACCAGCAGACCGGCGTGATCGCGCATGTAGAAGGCCTGTTTGAAGGTCTCCGGACGGCCCACCGCGTCGATCGCGATGTCCACGCCGAAGCCGTCGGTGAGCGCGCGCACGGCCTCGACCGGATCGGTGCCACGGGAGTTGACGGTGTGGGTCGCGCCGAACCTCTCCGCCTGGTCGAGCTTCTTGTCGTCGATGTCGACGGCGATGACTTTCATGGCGCCATTGAGGCAGGCGCCCGCGATGGCCGCGTTGCCGACGCCACCGCAGCCGATGACGGCGACCGTGTCACCGCGGCCGACGTTGCCGGTGTTGACGGCCGCTCCGTAGCCGGCCATCACGCCGCAGCCGATCAGGCCGGCGGCCTCGGGCCGGGCCGTCGGGTCGATCTTGACCGCCTGTCCGGCCGCGACCAGGGTCTTCTCGGCGAAGGCGCCGATACCGAGGGCGTTGCTCAGCGGGGTGCCGTCCAGGAGGGTCATCGGCTGGGTGGCGTTGCGCGAGTCGAAGCAGTACCAGGGGCGGCCCCGGCGACAGGAGCGACAGGAACCGCAGGGAGCGCGCCAGGCCAGGACCACGTAGTCGCCGCTCTTGAGGCCGGTCACGCCCTCGCCGACCGCCTCGATCGTGCCGGCCGCCTCATGGCCCAGCAGGAACGGGAAATCGTCGTTGATCGCGCCCTCCCGATAGTGCAGATCCGTGTGGCAGACCCCGCAGGCCTGTACGGAGACGAGCACCTCGCCCGGACCCGGATCGGGAACGACGATCGTCTGCACCTCGACGGGTGCGCCCTTTTTCACAGCGACTACGGCACGGACCTCGTGTGGCACGACCTAGCTCCTCTGCTGTTGCGCAGTGCACTATGGGTTGCGCGATGAGGAACATAGTGGGAACGCCTCCCGGGGGCCGTCAAGAGGTGCGGGTTAACCCTTGGCAAAAGGAACGGGCCGGGCGAAATCTGTCCGACACACAGAAGCGCGGAGCCAGGTGTTCCTGGCTCCGCGCTTCTGCGTGTCGTGCCCGTCGTGCCCTTGTGTCGTGTCGTGTCGTGCCGTGTCCGTCCGGCGTCCGGTCTCCGGTCTCCGGTCCGCGTCCGGTCCCGCTTCCGTCAGAAGCCGTATCCCATCCGGCGCGACAGGTCGGCCGCGGCCGCCACCGTGCGCTTGGCGAGGTCCGGAAGATGGTCCGAGTCCAGCCGGTAGACCGGGCCCGAGACGCTGATCGCGCCGATCACCTTCCCGTCGTGGGCGCGCACCGGGGCGGCCGTCGCGGCCAGCCCCAGCTCCAGCTCCTCCAGGGCGAACGCGTACCCCTGCTCGACCACGGCCTCCAACTCGCCGCGCAGCGCGGCCGTGCCGGTGATCGTGCGCTCGGTGAAGCGCGGCAGCGGCCTGGCCAGCAGTCCTTCCCTCAGGGTCGGCGGCAGATGGGCCAGCAGCACCTTGCCGCTGGACGTGGAGTGCAGCGGGGTGCGTCTGCCCAGCCAGTTCTGCGCGGTGACGGACGCGGCGCCGCGGGCCTGCATGATGTTGACCGCCGCGTTGTCGTCCAGGACCGCGATGTTGACGGTCTCGCCCACCTCGTCCGCGAGTTCACGGCACACGGGCACGCCCTCCTGGGAGATGTCCAGGCGCACTGCCGCCGCCCCCGCGAGGCGTAGTACGCCCGCGCCCAGGTAATACTTCCCGCGGTCCTTGGCCTGGGCGACCAGGCCCCTGTTCTCCAGCACTCCGAGGAGCCGGAAGGCGGTGGACTTGTGCACCTCCAGCTCGTCGGCGATCTCGGTGACGCCCGCCTCGCCGAGCCGGGCGAGGATCTCCAGCACGCTCACGGCGCGGTCCACCGACTGGACGGCGCTCCCCGCGCCCCTGCTCTGCTTCCCGGACGTCTCCTCCGTGCGGTCAGTCTGCTTCTGCGTGCGGGTCATAACTCAACTCTCACCACCTGGCGGCCCGGTTTGGGCCGCATCTGCCGGAAGCCCTTGACGTGACGGGCATCCCGCGCGGATTCTGTTGCGCATAGCGCTCCCTCATGCGCCATACGAAACATCATGTTACCGAAGCGTCCGTGACCGGGAAGGTTACGGACCAGACCGGACCTGAGAGGTCCCGGACCGTGGGTCCTGGACCGAGAGGGGGGCCCGTGATTTCCGTCTGCCGCCTTGATGACCTCCCCGCGGGCGAATCCGTCCGTGTCGACACCACGCCGCCCATCGCC from Streptomyces sp. NBC_00878 harbors:
- a CDS encoding aromatic ring-hydroxylating dioxygenase subunit alpha — protein: MTTTPVSPAPVSGSPGPAQLPPSLIATLPGRYYTDPEIFRQEQERLFESMWFCAIRGADLARPGAFRTVQVGRESVLITRSRTGELRAFLNVCRHRGARLCLEEAGEVRRSLQCPYHAWTYDLDGKLIAAPNLVKMPDVDRIEYGLVKVALREWLGYAWVCLADEPASFEETVMGAAVERLGNAAAIEHYGTKNLALGKRITYDVKANWKLIVENFMECYHCATIHPELTDVLPEFAEGYAAQYYVGHGAEFGEEVKGFTVDGSEGFGKLPEVSEDQDRRYYAITVKPTVFINLVPDHVILHRMFPLAEDRTIVECDWLYAPEVVESGADVSKSVELFHRVNAQDFEACERTQPAMASRAYRRGGVLVPTEHHIGIFHEWLIGMLGGMDG
- the solA gene encoding N-methyl-L-tryptophan oxidase produces the protein MSPTYDVIVIGLGGMGSAAAHHLSSRGVRVLGLEKFGPVHNRGSSHGGSRVTRQSYFEDPAYVPLLLRAYELYEDVERATGRDIATLCGGVMVGPPDSLTVSGSLRSATQWDLPHEMLDAAEIRRRFPTLSPKDDEVALYERKAGLVRPENMVAAHLQLATRQGADLHFEEPMTRWEPYRDGVRVHTAENTYTAGQLVICPGAWAPRLLTDLGVPFTIERQVMYWFQPKGGVRPFLPENHPVYIWEDANDVQVYGFPSIDGPELGAKVAFFRRGRICTPETIDRTVHEDEIQDMADHMSRCIPDLPGTFLKAATCMYSNTPDEHFVIARHPAHPESVTVACGFSGHGFKFVPVVGEIIADLALTGTTAHPIGLFDPLRLAAAPA
- a CDS encoding FAD-dependent oxidoreductase, with the translated sequence MSSTPETNRRVVIVGAGIVGCSLADELTARGWTDVTVLEQGPLPAPGGSTSHAPGLVFQTNPSKTLTEFARYTVEKFNSLEVDGVPCFNPVGGLELATTPERLAELHRRAGYAASWGVRGEIVSAARCKELWPLIDESMVLGGFHTPDDGLARALLASRAQLERAESRGARFLDRHTVTGIEQEGGRVTAVVTDRGIFPADHVVSAAGFWGPVIGRMAGVDVPLQPLAHQYARTRPLPELAGATEEASKPILRFQDRDLYFREHTDRIGIGSYAHEPLPVDPFAILAYDEARANDMEMPSSFPFTEEDWAPSWDDCRQLMPALREAEIEEGFNGVFSFTPDGMPVLGESRALRGFWLAEAVWVTHSAGVAKAVAEWMVHGRPETDTHECDLTRFEDAQRSPAYIKDRGSQQFVEVYDVLHPLQPMERPRPLRVSPFYARQQELGASFLEGGGWERPHWYEANAPLVAPLVEALGPLPERDAWSARHWSPIAAAEARATREKVALYDMTPLRRLEVTGPGALDFLHGMTTNNLRKKPGAVTYTLLLDEAGGIRSDLTVARLGPDRFQVGANSPADLDWLARHAPRDVQIRDITSGTCCIGVWGPLARALVQPLTRDDFSHEGFGYFRAKETYLGHVPVTAMRLSYVGELGWELYTSADLGLRLWDTLWEAGREHGVIAAGRSAFNSLRLEKGYRAWGVDMTDEHDPYEAGVGFAVRLDKGDFTGMAALAARGEPRRRLTPLLLDDPASVVLGKEPVYVDGSPAGYVTSASYGYTLGRCVAYAWLPVLPSGAGVHIEYFGEKVPATVADEPLFDPKMTRIRR
- a CDS encoding S-(hydroxymethyl)mycothiol dehydrogenase codes for the protein MPHEVRAVVAVKKGAPVEVQTIVVPDPGPGEVLVSVQACGVCHTDLHYREGAINDDFPFLLGHEAAGTIEAVGEGVTGLKSGDYVVLAWRAPCGSCRSCRRGRPWYCFDSRNATQPMTLLDGTPLSNALGIGAFAEKTLVAAGQAVKIDPTARPEAAGLIGCGVMAGYGAAVNTGNVGRGDTVAVIGCGGVGNAAIAGACLNGAMKVIAVDIDDKKLDQAERFGATHTVNSRGTDPVEAVRALTDGFGVDIAIDAVGRPETFKQAFYMRDHAGLLVQVGVPSPDMLVELPLIDVFSRGGAIKSSWYGDCLPSRDFPFLIDQYLYGLLDLNAFVSETIALDQVEEAFAKMHRGEVLRSVVVL